A genomic region of Paralichthys olivaceus isolate ysfri-2021 chromosome 18, ASM2471397v2, whole genome shotgun sequence contains the following coding sequences:
- the polm gene encoding DNA-directed DNA/RNA polymerase mu isoform X2, protein MVPLKRRRVAGSNSEADGAGEAPPPARFPRVLLFLLERKMGASRRAFLTQLGRRKGFRVEESFSQSITHVICENNSGDEVRTWLNSQHRAQGGAPLHLLDISWFTESMHAGHPVPVLDRHKLQEQQIDEAEVVVCSVPSYACQRRTTLDNNNTILTDALSLLAENAELCDQDGRGVAFRRAAAVLKALPKAVTCMTQLRGLPCLGEHSLRVIKDILDNGASSEVESLKQCERYKARKVLTGVFGVGAKTADRWIREGIHTLHQLRNSGHTLNRDQQAGVEHYDDLNQPVSKAEADAIEEIVAKAVVSVSPGAQITLTGGFRRGKLTGHDVDFLITHPEEGMEEGLMSKVVSWLESQGFLLYQKTTRNSYLESKDGPARITSNMDRFERCFSIFKLAKEDKREEKQFVPDVSREDGGLAEIKPAGHKPWRAVRVDLVVSPFSQFAFALLGWTGSKLFERELRRLAGQEKAMSLNSHALYDSTQRYLRATSEQEIFAHLGLEYIPPSERNA, encoded by the exons ATGGTGCCACTGAAGCGAAGAAGAGTCGCTGGGAGTAACAGCGAGGCTGACGGCGCAGGAGAGGCTCCACCACCAGCCAGGTTCCCCCGGGTGCTTTTGTTCCTGTTGGAAAGAAAGATGGGAGCCAGTCGAAGAGCTTTCCTGACTCAGCTGGGGCGAAGGAAAGGATTTCGAGTGGAGGAATCGTTCAG TCAAAGCATCACACATGTCATTTGTGAAAACAACTCTGGTGATGAGGTCAGGACGTGGCTGAACTCCCAGCACCGGGCTCAGGGCGGAGCTCCGCTTCACCTTCTGGACATCAGCTGGTTCACAGAGAGCATGCACGCAGGCCATCCTGTTCCAGTCCTGGACAGACATAAACTACAG gAGCAGCAGATTGATGAAGCAGAGGTTGTGGTGTGCTCAGTGCCCAGCTACGCCTGTCAGAGAAGAACCACTCTGGACAACAATAACACCATCCTCACC GATGCTTTGTCTCTCCTGGCTGAAAACGCTGAGCTCTGTGACCAGGACGGGCGAGGTGTTGCGTTCAGGCGGGCCGCCGCCGTGTTGAAGGCTCTCCCTAAAGCGGTGACATGTATGACGCAGCTCAGAGGGCTGCCCTGTCTCGGAGAACATTCACTGAGAGTCATCAAA GACATTTTGGATAATGGAGCATCAAGTGAGGTGGAGTCCCTGAAGCAATGTGAGCGGTATAAAGCTCGAAAG GTTTTAACAGGTGTTTTTGGAGTTGGAGCGAAAACAGCAGACCGATGGATCAGAGAGGGGATACACACCCTTCACCAGTTACGGAATTCAGGACACACCCTCAACCGAGACCAacaagcag gtGTGGAGCACTATGACGACCTCAATCAGCCGGTCTCTAAGGCGGAGGCTGACGCTATTGAAGAGATTGTGGCAAAAGCCGTTGTTTCTGTGTCACCGGGAGCCCAGATTACTCTGACGGGAGGATTCAGGAG AGGAAAGCTGACGGGTCATGATGTTGACTTCCTCATAACCCACCCAGAGGAAGGCATGGAGGAAGGACTGATGTCTAAAGTGGTGTCCTGGTTGGAGTCACAG GGTTTCCTGCTGTACCAGAAAACCACAAGAAACTCTTACCTGGAGTCTAAGGACGGCCCTGCTCGAATCACCTCCAACATGGACCGCTTTGAGAGGTGTTTCTCCATCTTTAAACTGGCCAAGGAGGACAAACGggaagaaaaacagtttgtcccAGATGTGTCTCGTGAAGATGGAGGACTTGCGGAGATAAAACCTGCCGGACACAAACCGTGGAGAGCTGTGAGAGTGGACCTGGTGGTTTCTCCTTTCAGCCAGTTTGCTTTTGCTCTGCTGGGCTGGACGGGATCCAAG TTGTTTGAAAGAGAGCTGCGACGTTTGGCTGGACAGGAAAAGGCCATGTCTCTGAACAGCCATGCTCTATATGATAGCACACAG AGGTATCTTAGAGCCACATCAGAGCAAGAGATATTTGCACATCTCGGTCTAGAGTACATTCCTCCGTCAGAGAGAAACGCCTGA
- the polm gene encoding DNA-directed DNA/RNA polymerase mu isoform X1, whose translation MVPLKRRRVAGSNSEADGAGEAPPPARFPRVLLFLLERKMGASRRAFLTQLGRRKGFRVEESFSQSITHVICENNSGDEVRTWLNSQHRAQGGAPLHLLDISWFTESMHAGHPVPVLDRHKLQEQQIDEAEVVVCSVPSYACQRRTTLDNNNTILTDALSLLAENAELCDQDGRGVAFRRAAAVLKALPKAVTCMTQLRGLPCLGEHSLRVIKDILDNGASSEVESLKQCERYKARKVLTGVFGVGAKTADRWIREGIHTLHQLRNSGHTLNRDQQAGVEHYDDLNQPVSKAEADAIEEIVAKAVVSVSPGAQITLTGGFRRGKLTGHDVDFLITHPEEGMEEGLMSKVVSWLESQGFLLYQKTTRNSYLESKDGPARITSNMDRFERCFSIFKLAKEDKREEKQFVPDVSREDGGLAEIKPAGHKPWRAVRVDLVVSPFSQFAFALLGWTGSKLFERELRRLAGQEKAMSLNSHALYDSTQQRYLRATSEQEIFAHLGLEYIPPSERNA comes from the exons ATGGTGCCACTGAAGCGAAGAAGAGTCGCTGGGAGTAACAGCGAGGCTGACGGCGCAGGAGAGGCTCCACCACCAGCCAGGTTCCCCCGGGTGCTTTTGTTCCTGTTGGAAAGAAAGATGGGAGCCAGTCGAAGAGCTTTCCTGACTCAGCTGGGGCGAAGGAAAGGATTTCGAGTGGAGGAATCGTTCAG TCAAAGCATCACACATGTCATTTGTGAAAACAACTCTGGTGATGAGGTCAGGACGTGGCTGAACTCCCAGCACCGGGCTCAGGGCGGAGCTCCGCTTCACCTTCTGGACATCAGCTGGTTCACAGAGAGCATGCACGCAGGCCATCCTGTTCCAGTCCTGGACAGACATAAACTACAG gAGCAGCAGATTGATGAAGCAGAGGTTGTGGTGTGCTCAGTGCCCAGCTACGCCTGTCAGAGAAGAACCACTCTGGACAACAATAACACCATCCTCACC GATGCTTTGTCTCTCCTGGCTGAAAACGCTGAGCTCTGTGACCAGGACGGGCGAGGTGTTGCGTTCAGGCGGGCCGCCGCCGTGTTGAAGGCTCTCCCTAAAGCGGTGACATGTATGACGCAGCTCAGAGGGCTGCCCTGTCTCGGAGAACATTCACTGAGAGTCATCAAA GACATTTTGGATAATGGAGCATCAAGTGAGGTGGAGTCCCTGAAGCAATGTGAGCGGTATAAAGCTCGAAAG GTTTTAACAGGTGTTTTTGGAGTTGGAGCGAAAACAGCAGACCGATGGATCAGAGAGGGGATACACACCCTTCACCAGTTACGGAATTCAGGACACACCCTCAACCGAGACCAacaagcag gtGTGGAGCACTATGACGACCTCAATCAGCCGGTCTCTAAGGCGGAGGCTGACGCTATTGAAGAGATTGTGGCAAAAGCCGTTGTTTCTGTGTCACCGGGAGCCCAGATTACTCTGACGGGAGGATTCAGGAG AGGAAAGCTGACGGGTCATGATGTTGACTTCCTCATAACCCACCCAGAGGAAGGCATGGAGGAAGGACTGATGTCTAAAGTGGTGTCCTGGTTGGAGTCACAG GGTTTCCTGCTGTACCAGAAAACCACAAGAAACTCTTACCTGGAGTCTAAGGACGGCCCTGCTCGAATCACCTCCAACATGGACCGCTTTGAGAGGTGTTTCTCCATCTTTAAACTGGCCAAGGAGGACAAACGggaagaaaaacagtttgtcccAGATGTGTCTCGTGAAGATGGAGGACTTGCGGAGATAAAACCTGCCGGACACAAACCGTGGAGAGCTGTGAGAGTGGACCTGGTGGTTTCTCCTTTCAGCCAGTTTGCTTTTGCTCTGCTGGGCTGGACGGGATCCAAG TTGTTTGAAAGAGAGCTGCGACGTTTGGCTGGACAGGAAAAGGCCATGTCTCTGAACAGCCATGCTCTATATGATAGCACACAG CAGAGGTATCTTAGAGCCACATCAGAGCAAGAGATATTTGCACATCTCGGTCTAGAGTACATTCCTCCGTCAGAGAGAAACGCCTGA
- the gnsb gene encoding glucosamine (N-acetyl)-6-sulfatase (Sanfilippo disease IIID), b isoform X2, with amino-acid sequence MEPDQTLRSGGAALRGMGVRSGAGTGATTPRRRGTALPGAAALLWLLPALLTSCVRCAESAKPSNVVLILADDQDVQLGGMTPMKKTRALIGDAGATFVNAFTVTPLCCPSRSSILTGQYPHNHEVRNNSLSGNCSSPLWQKGPESEALPFYLSKQKYQTFFAGKYLNQYGKKDAGDVSHVPPGWNHWHALVGNSQYYNYTLSVDGKEEKHGDSYEKDYLTDLLLNRSLKFLEDRSPHQPFFLMLSPPAPHSPWTAAPQYQKEFGDVKAPRDGSFDKLGKDKHWLLRQPVNPMPESSLTFLDNAYRRRWQTLLSVDDMVEMLVKKLDSIKELDNTYIFYTSDNGYHTGLSFSLPIDKRQLYEFDIRIPLLVRGPGIKPNQTLQAPVLNIDLAPTIMDITGLNLSSVNVDGQSFLSQMAPSLRNGSARPFFLVEHTGEGNPTTDPACPKLGPGLSQCFPDCVCEDAFNNTYACVRTLDGENNLQYCEFADSESFVEVYNLTSDPYQLENIVKKVDPVILQTMNQRLIELQSCKGDSCRDLK; translated from the exons ATGGAGCCCGATCAGACCTTGCGGAGTGGCGGTGCTGCTCTCCGGGGCATGGGCGTGAGGAGCGGCGCTGGAACCGGAGCGACGACGCCCCGCCGGCGGGGGACAGCTCTCCCCGGGGCCGCCGCACTCCTCTGGCTGCTGCCGGCGCTGCTCACCTCCTGCGTCAGGTGCGCGGAAAGTGCCAAGCCCAGCAACGTCGTGCTCATCCTCGCCGACGACCAGGACGTTCAGCTGGGGGGGATG ACCCCCATGAAGAAAACAAGAGCCTTAATAGGAGATGCAGGAGCAACATTTGTGAATGCT TTCACAGTCACGCCGCTGTGCTGCCCCAGCAGGAGCAGCATTTTGACAGGTCAATACCCCCACAACCACGAGGTGAGGAACAACTCTCTGTCTGGGAACTGCTCCAGTCCCCTGTGGCAGAAAGGTCCCGAATCCGAGGCCCTGCCCTTCTACCTGAGCAAACAGAAATACCAGACGTTCTTCGCTGGCAAATATCTTAACCAG TATGGTAAGAAAGACGCAGGAGACGTCAGCCATGTTCCTCCTGGATGGAACCATTGGCATGCATTG GTGGGGAACTCGCAGTACTACAACTACACACTGTCCGTCGACGGCAAAGAAGAAAAGCACGGCGACAGTTATGAGAAGGACTACCTCACAGACCTCCTG TTGAACCGGTCTCTTAAATTTCTGGAGGACAGGAGTCCCCATCAACCCTTCTTCCTGATGTTGTCTCCTCCGGCTCCTCACTCCCCCTGGACGGCAGCGCCTCAGTACCAGAAGGAGTTTGGTGATGTTAAAGCTCCTCGAGATGGGAGTTTTGACAAATTAGGGAAG gaCAAACACTGGCTGCTGCGTCAACCTGTCAATCCCATGCCAGAGAGCTCACTGACCTTCCTGGATAATGCATACAGGAGAAG GTGGCAGACCCTGTTGTCAGTGGACGACATGGTGGAGATGCTGGTCAAGAAACTGGATAGTATAAAGGAACTGGACAACACCTACATCTTCTACACCTCAGACAACGGCTACCACACAGGTCTGAGC TTCTCTCTGCCCATCGATAAGAGACAGCTGTATGAATTTGACATCAGGATCCCGCTCTTGGTCCGTGGTCCTGGCATCAAACCAAACCAGACGCTGCAG GCTCCGGTACTGAATATTGACCTGGCTCCGACCATAATGGACATAACTGGCCTCAACCTGTCCTCTGTGAATGTGGATGGGCAGTCTTTCCTCAGTCAGATG GCTCCCTCACTGCGTAATGGAAGTGCACGTCCCTTTTTCCTTGTCGAACACACCGGAGAGGGAAATCCCACAACAGATCCAGCGTGTCCCAAACTAGGCCCTGGACTATCT CAATGTTtcccagactgtgtgtgtgaagatgccTTCAACAACACCTACGCCTGCGTCCGGACCCTCGACGGCGAAAACAACCTGCAGTACTGCGAGTTTGCCGACAGCGAG TCGTTTGTAGAGGTGTACAACCTGACGTCAGACCCGTACCAGCTGGAGAACATTGTGAAGAAGGTGGATCCAGTCATCCTGCAGACGATGAACCAGCGGCTCATCGAGCTCCAGTCCTGTAAGGGGGACAGCTGCCGTGACCTCAAGTAA
- the gnsb gene encoding glucosamine (N-acetyl)-6-sulfatase (Sanfilippo disease IIID), b isoform X1, translating into MEPDQTLRSGGAALRGMGVRSGAGTGATTPRRRGTALPGAAALLWLLPALLTSCVRCAESAKPSNVVLILADDQDVQLGGMTPMKKTRALIGDAGATFVNAFTVTPLCCPSRSSILTGQYPHNHEVRNNSLSGNCSSPLWQKGPESEALPFYLSKQKYQTFFAGKYLNQYGKKDAGDVSHVPPGWNHWHALVGNSQYYNYTLSVDGKEEKHGDSYEKDYLTDLLLNRSLKFLEDRSPHQPFFLMLSPPAPHSPWTAAPQYQKEFGDVKAPRDGSFDKLGKDKHWLLRQPVNPMPESSLTFLDNAYRRRWQTLLSVDDMVEMLVKKLDSIKELDNTYIFYTSDNGYHTGQFSLPIDKRQLYEFDIRIPLLVRGPGIKPNQTLQAPVLNIDLAPTIMDITGLNLSSVNVDGQSFLSQMAPSLRNGSARPFFLVEHTGEGNPTTDPACPKLGPGLSQCFPDCVCEDAFNNTYACVRTLDGENNLQYCEFADSESFVEVYNLTSDPYQLENIVKKVDPVILQTMNQRLIELQSCKGDSCRDLK; encoded by the exons ATGGAGCCCGATCAGACCTTGCGGAGTGGCGGTGCTGCTCTCCGGGGCATGGGCGTGAGGAGCGGCGCTGGAACCGGAGCGACGACGCCCCGCCGGCGGGGGACAGCTCTCCCCGGGGCCGCCGCACTCCTCTGGCTGCTGCCGGCGCTGCTCACCTCCTGCGTCAGGTGCGCGGAAAGTGCCAAGCCCAGCAACGTCGTGCTCATCCTCGCCGACGACCAGGACGTTCAGCTGGGGGGGATG ACCCCCATGAAGAAAACAAGAGCCTTAATAGGAGATGCAGGAGCAACATTTGTGAATGCT TTCACAGTCACGCCGCTGTGCTGCCCCAGCAGGAGCAGCATTTTGACAGGTCAATACCCCCACAACCACGAGGTGAGGAACAACTCTCTGTCTGGGAACTGCTCCAGTCCCCTGTGGCAGAAAGGTCCCGAATCCGAGGCCCTGCCCTTCTACCTGAGCAAACAGAAATACCAGACGTTCTTCGCTGGCAAATATCTTAACCAG TATGGTAAGAAAGACGCAGGAGACGTCAGCCATGTTCCTCCTGGATGGAACCATTGGCATGCATTG GTGGGGAACTCGCAGTACTACAACTACACACTGTCCGTCGACGGCAAAGAAGAAAAGCACGGCGACAGTTATGAGAAGGACTACCTCACAGACCTCCTG TTGAACCGGTCTCTTAAATTTCTGGAGGACAGGAGTCCCCATCAACCCTTCTTCCTGATGTTGTCTCCTCCGGCTCCTCACTCCCCCTGGACGGCAGCGCCTCAGTACCAGAAGGAGTTTGGTGATGTTAAAGCTCCTCGAGATGGGAGTTTTGACAAATTAGGGAAG gaCAAACACTGGCTGCTGCGTCAACCTGTCAATCCCATGCCAGAGAGCTCACTGACCTTCCTGGATAATGCATACAGGAGAAG GTGGCAGACCCTGTTGTCAGTGGACGACATGGTGGAGATGCTGGTCAAGAAACTGGATAGTATAAAGGAACTGGACAACACCTACATCTTCTACACCTCAGACAACGGCTACCACACAG GTCAGTTCTCTCTGCCCATCGATAAGAGACAGCTGTATGAATTTGACATCAGGATCCCGCTCTTGGTCCGTGGTCCTGGCATCAAACCAAACCAGACGCTGCAG GCTCCGGTACTGAATATTGACCTGGCTCCGACCATAATGGACATAACTGGCCTCAACCTGTCCTCTGTGAATGTGGATGGGCAGTCTTTCCTCAGTCAGATG GCTCCCTCACTGCGTAATGGAAGTGCACGTCCCTTTTTCCTTGTCGAACACACCGGAGAGGGAAATCCCACAACAGATCCAGCGTGTCCCAAACTAGGCCCTGGACTATCT CAATGTTtcccagactgtgtgtgtgaagatgccTTCAACAACACCTACGCCTGCGTCCGGACCCTCGACGGCGAAAACAACCTGCAGTACTGCGAGTTTGCCGACAGCGAG TCGTTTGTAGAGGTGTACAACCTGACGTCAGACCCGTACCAGCTGGAGAACATTGTGAAGAAGGTGGATCCAGTCATCCTGCAGACGATGAACCAGCGGCTCATCGAGCTCCAGTCCTGTAAGGGGGACAGCTGCCGTGACCTCAAGTAA
- the mrps24 gene encoding small ribosomal subunit protein uS3m, whose protein sequence is MAVSLSGAGSARLLGALTRAGSLFSSSGSRSLHVTSVCCKNRAARIRVGKGDKPLTYEQALHPQHIGHRKGWLSQHTSNLKGEEGAAERSVEDVFIRKFMFGTFHNCLANEVVIKRRGNLLIVCALMLQKLPPHKFYFLIGYTESLLSHFYKCPVKLEIQTLQEKAVYKYL, encoded by the exons ATGGCGGTGTCCTTGAGCGGCGCAGGCAGCGCGAGGCTCCTG GGGGCTTTAACCAGGGCTGGATCATTATTCAGCTCCTCTGGAAGCAGAAGCCTCCATGTTACTTCAGTGTGCTGCAAG AATCGAGCTGCTCGTATCCGAGTGGGGAAAGGAGACAAACCTTTGACCTATGAGCAAGCACTTCACCCTCAACACATTGGCCATCGCAAGGGATGGCTGTCGCAGCATACCA GTAACCtcaaaggagaggagggagcagcTGAACGTTCTGTAGAGGATGTTTTCATAAGGAAATTCATGTTCGGGACTTTCCACAACTGCCTGGCAAATGAGGTTGTGATCAAAAGACGCGGCAACTTGCTCATCGTGTGCGCTTTAATGTTACAGAAGCTCCCACCGCATAAGTTTTACTTCCTGATTGGCTACACGGAGTCACTGCTGTCGCACTTTTACAAATGTCCCGTCAAACTAGAGATTCAGACCCTGCAGGAGAAAGCTGTGTACAAGTACCTCTGA